Proteins from a genomic interval of Desulfofustis limnaeus:
- a CDS encoding ABC1 kinase family protein — protein MNLQDLKNLKRFKDIVTTLAAHGFDEVVDRLDMPGAGLLREIRPAMRDLTIYQRLRLVIEELGPTFVKFGQIMSLRPDLLPEPLLKELTTLQDKVEPAPTEAVLPLVEEAIGAPLASVFAHFPDQPVAAASLSQVYRAVLHNGAKTVAVKVQRPAIREDIEADLRILEAFCRLLHEQFEDLRSYDLPKLAATVRRHLLKELDFSEELDNMTIARSAAKEIGLYVPVPYEAYSSERVLVMDFVEGVTFRDLDRLPGLDRQELARRGLRAAVVQILELGFFHADPHPGNLLVGGDGTIALIDWGMVGRLTERDRSGLIDLLQAVVDKDSAALADALLAVCSSRHEPVEPLELERELLEILDTYYAVPIKDVHLGQLLARLLSLLRRHRLQLPNYLVIMIKAMITAEGSARLVYPELDVVTEVRGQVHRLARKRYHPRHWWREIRSALAAFRGGSRDLPRRLQRIIAKMEQGELSFVFHLDKLEELVGSLENASNRLTVGIVAGAIIIGSSMIITTGVGPLLFGFPALGVIGYLLSVVLGLYLVVTIFRNKNY, from the coding sequence ATGAACCTGCAAGACCTGAAAAATCTGAAACGATTCAAGGATATCGTCACCACCCTGGCCGCTCACGGTTTTGACGAGGTGGTCGATCGGCTGGATATGCCCGGTGCCGGCCTGCTCCGGGAGATTCGGCCGGCAATGCGGGATCTGACGATCTATCAGCGCCTCCGGCTGGTTATCGAGGAGCTGGGGCCGACCTTCGTCAAGTTCGGACAGATCATGTCCCTGCGTCCGGACCTGTTGCCCGAACCCCTGCTCAAGGAGCTGACCACGCTGCAGGACAAGGTTGAGCCGGCTCCCACCGAGGCGGTGCTGCCGCTGGTCGAGGAGGCGATCGGAGCCCCGCTTGCTTCGGTGTTCGCCCACTTTCCCGACCAACCGGTGGCGGCCGCGTCGTTGTCGCAGGTCTACCGGGCCGTGTTGCACAACGGTGCGAAGACGGTCGCCGTGAAGGTGCAACGTCCGGCCATCCGTGAAGATATCGAGGCCGATCTGCGAATCCTCGAGGCGTTTTGCCGGTTGCTCCATGAACAATTCGAGGACCTTCGTTCCTACGACCTGCCGAAGCTGGCGGCAACGGTACGGCGCCATCTGCTCAAGGAACTGGATTTTTCCGAAGAGCTGGACAACATGACCATTGCCCGGTCCGCCGCCAAGGAGATCGGCCTGTACGTCCCGGTTCCCTATGAAGCATACAGCTCGGAACGGGTGTTGGTCATGGATTTTGTCGAAGGGGTGACCTTTCGCGACCTGGATCGACTGCCCGGTCTCGATCGGCAGGAACTGGCCCGGCGCGGACTCCGGGCCGCCGTCGTACAAATCCTCGAGCTTGGCTTTTTTCATGCCGATCCCCATCCGGGAAATCTGTTGGTGGGCGGCGACGGCACCATCGCCCTGATCGATTGGGGCATGGTGGGCCGGCTCACCGAACGGGATCGTTCCGGGTTGATCGATCTGCTGCAGGCGGTGGTCGACAAAGACAGCGCCGCTCTGGCCGATGCGCTGCTGGCCGTCTGCAGCAGCCGTCACGAACCGGTTGAGCCGCTTGAGCTGGAACGGGAATTACTGGAGATCCTCGACACCTATTACGCCGTTCCGATCAAGGACGTTCATCTTGGCCAGCTGCTTGCCCGCCTGCTCAGCCTGCTTCGCCGCCACCGGCTGCAATTGCCGAACTACCTGGTGATCATGATCAAGGCGATGATCACCGCCGAGGGCTCGGCGCGACTGGTCTACCCGGAGCTCGATGTGGTCACCGAGGTCCGCGGCCAGGTACATCGTCTGGCCCGCAAGCGTTACCACCCGCGTCACTGGTGGCGCGAAATACGATCAGCGCTGGCGGCGTTTCGCGGTGGATCGCGTGATCTCCCGCGGCGGCTGCAACGGATCATCGCCAAGATGGAGCAGGGCGAGCTGAGCTTCGTCTTCCACCTGGACAAGCTCGAGGAACTGGTCGGGTCGCTGGAGAATGCCTCCAACCGGTTGACCGTCGGTATCGTCGCCGGTGCCATCATCATCGGCTCATCGATGATCATCACCACCGGGGTCGGCCCGCTGCTCTTCGGCTTTCCGGCGCTTGGTGTCATCGGCTATTTGCTTTCGGTAGTGTTGGGGCTCTATTTGGTGGTCACCATCTTTCGGAATAAAAACTACTGA
- a CDS encoding bifunctional GNAT family N-acetyltransferase/carbon-nitrogen hydrolase family protein — protein MAEEAQHKLTTRHLQVGDYEALREINDRVYHGVGTPWARDEVAALIGRFPEGQICIEDNGVPVAIALSLIIDFSLFGSRHTYHQITGNGTFRTHDPEGDYLYGIEVFVDPDYQGMRLGRRLYDTRKELAENLNLKGILLGGRIPGYHAHATEMSPQQYILKVKNRELHDPVLTFQLSNDFHVHNILPDYWPKDHPSRGHAVLLEWLNIYYEKKTRLIGGAKSVARLGVVQWQMRRFDSFDDFMQQVEFFVDTVSDYQADIVLFPELLNAPLIHTYEGNNPAEAMRKLAEYTDDVRQAMIDMALAYNINIVAGSVPALDESGTLRNVSYLCRRDGTWDSQAKLHITPEEDAHWRFAGGDDLKVFDTDVGKIGILICYDVEFPELARLQTLKGMKLLLVPFWTDTKTGYLRVRRCAQARAIENECFVAISGSVGNIPKVETMGIQYSQSAVFTPSDFSFPHDAIAAEATPGIETTLVTDLDLDMIKELRALGSVRNIESRRTDLYELSWRRRS, from the coding sequence ATGGCCGAGGAAGCACAGCACAAACTGACGACGAGACACCTGCAGGTTGGCGACTATGAAGCGTTGCGGGAAATCAACGATCGCGTCTACCACGGGGTCGGCACGCCGTGGGCCCGCGACGAGGTGGCTGCCCTGATCGGGCGCTTCCCGGAGGGGCAGATCTGCATCGAGGACAACGGGGTTCCGGTGGCCATCGCCCTGTCGCTGATCATCGATTTCAGCCTCTTCGGCAGCCGTCACACCTATCACCAGATAACCGGCAACGGCACCTTTCGTACCCATGATCCGGAAGGCGATTATCTCTATGGCATCGAAGTCTTCGTCGATCCCGATTATCAGGGGATGCGGCTTGGCCGGCGACTCTACGATACGCGCAAGGAGCTGGCGGAGAATCTGAATCTCAAGGGGATTCTGCTTGGCGGCCGGATCCCGGGCTATCACGCCCATGCCACGGAGATGTCGCCGCAGCAATATATCCTCAAGGTGAAAAACCGGGAGCTGCATGACCCGGTGCTGACCTTCCAGTTGTCCAACGATTTCCACGTACATAACATCCTGCCCGATTACTGGCCGAAGGATCACCCTTCGCGCGGCCATGCGGTGTTGCTGGAATGGCTCAATATCTATTACGAGAAGAAGACCCGGTTGATCGGCGGCGCCAAATCGGTGGCCCGCCTCGGTGTCGTCCAATGGCAGATGCGGCGTTTCGATTCGTTTGACGATTTCATGCAGCAGGTGGAGTTCTTTGTCGATACGGTGAGCGATTATCAGGCCGATATCGTGCTTTTTCCCGAGTTGCTCAACGCCCCGCTCATCCACACTTACGAGGGCAACAATCCGGCCGAGGCGATGCGCAAGCTGGCCGAGTACACCGACGATGTGCGCCAGGCCATGATCGACATGGCCCTGGCCTACAATATCAATATCGTTGCCGGCAGCGTTCCCGCCCTCGATGAGAGCGGCACCCTGCGCAACGTCAGTTATCTCTGCCGGCGTGACGGCACCTGGGACAGCCAGGCCAAGCTCCATATCACCCCGGAAGAGGATGCCCACTGGCGCTTTGCCGGAGGCGACGACCTGAAGGTTTTCGACACCGATGTGGGCAAGATCGGTATTCTTATCTGCTACGATGTGGAATTTCCAGAACTGGCACGGTTGCAGACCCTGAAGGGCATGAAACTGCTGTTGGTGCCGTTCTGGACCGACACCAAGACCGGCTACCTCCGGGTCCGGCGCTGTGCCCAGGCCCGGGCCATCGAGAACGAGTGTTTCGTGGCGATTTCCGGCAGTGTCGGCAACATCCCCAAGGTGGAGACGATGGGCATCCAGTATTCCCAGTCCGCCGTTTTCACCCCGTCGGACTTTTCTTTCCCCCACGACGCCATCGCCGCCGAAGCGACGCCGGGCATCGAAACCACCCTGGTGACCGATCTTGACCTGGATATGATCAAGGAGCTTCGTGCCCTTGGTAGTGTCCGCAATATCGAGAGCCGGCGCACCGACCTCTACGAGCTCAGCTGGCGCCGGCGCTCGTGA
- a CDS encoding hybrid sensor histidine kinase/response regulator, producing MKNPPANDNSARRITDAISRGKHEWEQTVDAIDDIITIMDGDLRILRANRSAHRLFGYRLGELVGKHCHEAFHGRQDPCPLCPATTENGGDTRRHLIHNELIDRTFEISVSKILSVDGSVSRIVQIARDVTDALRQEEERQRLSTAIEQTSEVVVITDVFGTIQYINPAFTTVTGYTRGEAVGQNMNLVKSNRQDHTFYRHLWETILAGTVWRGRLINRRKDGTLYSEMTTISPIIDADGTISAFVAVKRDISREEQLEKQLQQAAKLEALGTLAGGIAHDFNNILSAILGYAQIARNQIDKNHPLAYPLQHIQAAGERAADLVDQILTFSRQDQGRQPLRPLRVQPIIKEALRLLRSSIPSTIKLIQHIDTAALSIMADPVQIHQVIMNLCTNARQAIDSEHGEIRVSLRDVTLEPTASRPAGPELPTGRYLELCVTDSGCGMDEQTMQRIFDPFFTTKPKDRGTGLGLAVVHGIVKTHQGHIEVSSLPGQGTTFTVLLPAIEDRRSAEVNVSPPVRGGSENILLVDDEHQLTDMLTRVLERLGYRVTAFNDSLDAARCFRDNSGDFDLVITDMTMPNMTGAELASEMLALRSTLPVILVTGYNERINRETALHLGVREFLSKPLRKDDLARTIREILDHGGHPDH from the coding sequence ATGAAAAATCCGCCAGCAAACGACAACTCCGCCCGGCGCATCACCGACGCCATCAGCCGAGGCAAGCATGAGTGGGAGCAGACCGTCGATGCCATCGACGACATCATCACCATCATGGATGGCGACCTGCGTATTCTCAGAGCCAACCGTTCGGCGCACCGCCTGTTCGGTTATCGACTTGGAGAACTGGTGGGCAAGCACTGTCATGAAGCCTTTCATGGACGCCAGGACCCGTGCCCTCTGTGTCCGGCGACGACGGAAAACGGTGGTGACACCCGGCGGCATCTCATCCACAACGAACTCATCGACAGGACGTTTGAAATTTCTGTGTCCAAAATTCTCTCGGTTGACGGCTCGGTGAGCAGAATCGTCCAGATCGCCCGCGATGTCACCGACGCCCTGCGTCAGGAAGAGGAGCGGCAGCGATTGTCCACCGCCATCGAACAGACTTCCGAGGTGGTCGTCATCACCGACGTGTTCGGTACCATCCAGTACATCAACCCGGCCTTTACGACGGTCACCGGTTATACCCGTGGCGAGGCCGTCGGCCAGAATATGAATCTGGTCAAAAGCAATCGCCAGGACCACACCTTTTACCGACACCTCTGGGAAACCATCCTGGCCGGCACGGTCTGGCGCGGCAGATTGATCAATCGCCGAAAAGACGGGACACTCTACTCAGAGATGACCACCATCTCCCCGATTATCGATGCCGACGGCACCATCTCCGCCTTCGTTGCCGTCAAGCGAGACATCAGCCGTGAAGAACAGCTGGAGAAACAACTGCAGCAGGCCGCCAAGCTCGAGGCCCTCGGCACACTGGCCGGCGGCATCGCCCATGATTTCAACAATATCCTGTCGGCCATCCTCGGTTATGCCCAGATCGCCAGAAACCAGATCGACAAGAACCATCCGCTCGCCTACCCGCTGCAACACATCCAGGCCGCCGGGGAACGCGCCGCCGACCTGGTTGATCAGATTCTCACTTTCAGCCGCCAGGACCAGGGCCGGCAGCCTCTGCGTCCACTTCGAGTCCAGCCGATCATCAAGGAAGCGCTGAGGCTGCTCCGTTCCTCCATTCCCTCGACCATCAAGCTGATTCAGCACATCGACACCGCCGCCTTGTCGATCATGGCCGATCCGGTCCAGATTCACCAAGTCATCATGAACCTCTGCACCAACGCCCGCCAGGCTATCGACAGCGAACACGGCGAGATTCGGGTCAGCTTGCGGGACGTCACCCTCGAGCCCACCGCCAGCCGGCCCGCAGGTCCGGAGCTGCCGACTGGACGCTACCTGGAATTGTGCGTCACCGACAGCGGTTGCGGTATGGACGAGCAGACCATGCAACGCATCTTCGATCCTTTTTTCACCACGAAACCAAAGGACCGCGGCACCGGCCTCGGCCTGGCCGTGGTGCATGGTATCGTCAAGACCCATCAGGGTCATATCGAGGTCTCCAGCCTGCCTGGTCAGGGAACGACGTTTACCGTGCTGCTGCCGGCCATCGAAGATCGGCGATCGGCCGAGGTGAACGTGAGTCCCCCGGTCCGCGGCGGCAGCGAGAACATCTTGCTGGTGGACGATGAACACCAGTTGACCGATATGCTGACCCGGGTCCTCGAGCGACTCGGCTACCGGGTTACGGCCTTCAACGACAGCCTCGACGCCGCTCGCTGTTTTCGCGACAACAGCGGAGACTTCGACCTGGTGATCACCGACATGACCATGCCCAACATGACCGGGGCGGAACTGGCCAGCGAAATGCTGGCCCTTCGTTCCACCTTGCCGGTTATCCTGGTTACCGGCTACAACGAACGCATCAACCGGGAAACGGCCCTGCACCTAGGTGTCCGGGAATTTCTCAGCAAGCCGCTCCGCAAAGACGACCTGGCCCGAACCATCCGGGAGATACTTGATCATGGCGGACATCCTGATCATTGA
- a CDS encoding sigma-54-dependent transcriptional regulator yields MADILIIDDDTVLCSMLYEQISMAGHQAAQAHTLAAGSCLVEENGYDVILLDVQLPDGSGLEHIAGFKRSRSEPEVIIITGQGEADGAERAILSGAWSYIAKPHVIRELDLHLARALQYRRERQKITEIPVALKRSRIVGSSSAINRCLDQVARAASSDASVLITGPTGTGKELFAKAIHENSRRAESAFIIVDCAALPETLIESTLFGHVKGAFTNAERDHDGLVKHAHKGTLFLDEVGELPLSIQKTFLRVLQEHEYRPVGSSRSHYSDFRLVAATNRNLDALVADGRFRADLLFRLKAFTIDLPPLSTRTEDLRELTTHFMNDVCQRYGLESKGFSSDFLETLASYDWPGNVRELAQVMEQVFTNPQLGPTCFSIHLPEQFRIKQLRAGFEKRAATGAPRSSTLPPWRDFKDLSEVDYLHRLRAAAAGDIAKACRLSGLSRSRLYQMLSKHQLSITG; encoded by the coding sequence ATGGCGGACATCCTGATCATTGACGACGACACCGTGCTCTGCTCGATGCTCTACGAGCAGATTTCGATGGCCGGCCACCAGGCTGCCCAGGCCCATACCCTGGCCGCCGGTTCGTGCCTTGTCGAGGAGAACGGCTACGACGTCATCCTGCTCGATGTGCAACTACCCGACGGCAGTGGCCTCGAGCACATCGCCGGGTTCAAGCGCAGCCGATCGGAGCCGGAGGTCATCATCATCACCGGCCAGGGCGAAGCCGACGGCGCCGAACGGGCGATCCTCAGCGGCGCCTGGAGCTATATCGCCAAACCGCATGTCATCCGGGAATTGGATCTGCACCTGGCGCGGGCCCTCCAGTATCGACGAGAACGGCAGAAGATCACCGAAATACCGGTAGCGCTTAAGCGCAGCCGCATCGTCGGCAGCAGCAGCGCCATCAATCGCTGCCTCGACCAGGTGGCCCGGGCCGCCTCCTCGGATGCGTCGGTGTTGATCACCGGGCCGACCGGCACCGGCAAAGAACTCTTCGCCAAGGCCATCCACGAAAACAGCCGCCGCGCCGAGTCCGCCTTCATTATCGTCGACTGTGCCGCCCTTCCGGAAACCCTCATCGAGAGCACCCTCTTCGGCCATGTGAAAGGCGCCTTCACCAACGCCGAACGCGACCATGACGGCCTGGTCAAGCATGCTCACAAAGGGACCCTGTTTCTCGACGAGGTCGGCGAGCTGCCACTCTCCATCCAGAAGACCTTTCTCCGCGTTCTCCAAGAGCATGAGTACCGACCGGTCGGCTCGAGCCGGTCGCACTACAGCGATTTTCGGTTGGTGGCAGCCACCAACCGCAATCTCGACGCCCTGGTGGCCGACGGGAGGTTTCGGGCAGACCTGCTCTTTCGCCTCAAAGCCTTCACGATCGATCTGCCGCCGTTGAGCACCCGCACCGAAGACCTGCGCGAGCTGACCACCCATTTCATGAACGACGTCTGCCAGCGCTATGGACTTGAGAGCAAAGGTTTCAGTAGCGATTTCCTGGAGACCCTGGCCTCCTACGATTGGCCCGGCAACGTCCGGGAACTGGCTCAGGTTATGGAACAGGTGTTCACCAATCCGCAGCTCGGCCCCACCTGCTTTTCCATACACCTCCCGGAACAATTCCGGATCAAACAGCTTCGCGCCGGCTTTGAAAAGCGAGCAGCCACCGGCGCCCCTCGATCAAGCACCCTTCCCCCCTGGCGCGATTTCAAAGACCTCAGCGAAGTCGACTACCTGCATCGGCTTCGCGCCGCTGCCGCCGGTGATATCGCCAAGGCCTGCAGGCTCTCGGGCCTGTCTCGCTCCCGCCTCTATCAAATGCTCAGTAAACACCAACTGAGCATAACCGGATAA
- a CDS encoding chemotaxis protein CheW → MSQEQLFASFVLDRSQDLEIALKAEQVAEATTIQGTIRTLPGGVAFLEGIMHLRDDVIPIINLKRRLGLEPCDYGDDAKVAVVSLHHQRFGLLFDDIKEVFRAEAALISPISAALQTSDRVISSLIKLENGRRMVELLDLKHLFEQDLVDLQDQLETSRQTTVSGPPVTYARYVIFICAGQQYGVAVENAREITFCTNINDLFRTGMIEGAIELRGRTIPVLSARALLSSQSVQDGRRTEDERILVLSDDDCVIGIVVDQVVDIMSVGSDRVLPFPSGQDDNVTGLFSRPTGENVILLNIRNLICDQIDSIKSMARINSSVPDGAAKKNEATQRQQRTTHHLITENCYLIFSIGKRFAIEIKDVREIIEATGIMRIPGADGFSTGVINLRGEVVPVIDLRCFLHYQDRDDGETGRLIICSGHGKTVALQVDHIVTIYKQEQYHATPSLNPQLNDRRDTLDRLIEHFDLNGLKEHVLVINTHNLIRHHLSSEPAGEPVIHRENDHDSEPFENS, encoded by the coding sequence ATGTCTCAGGAACAGCTGTTCGCCTCGTTTGTCTTGGATCGCAGCCAGGATCTGGAGATCGCGCTCAAAGCGGAACAGGTAGCCGAGGCCACGACCATTCAGGGAACCATCCGTACCCTGCCGGGGGGTGTTGCCTTTCTCGAAGGTATCATGCACCTGCGCGATGACGTCATCCCCATCATCAACCTGAAACGGCGGCTCGGCCTTGAGCCGTGCGACTACGGAGATGATGCCAAGGTGGCGGTGGTGTCCCTGCATCATCAACGCTTCGGCCTCCTGTTCGATGACATCAAGGAGGTGTTTCGCGCCGAGGCCGCACTCATTTCCCCGATCAGCGCCGCGCTGCAGACCAGCGACCGGGTCATCTCCTCGTTGATCAAACTGGAAAACGGCCGACGGATGGTGGAGCTGCTTGATCTGAAGCATCTCTTCGAGCAGGACCTGGTCGACCTCCAGGATCAGCTCGAAACCTCGCGCCAGACCACTGTATCCGGTCCACCGGTCACCTATGCCCGTTACGTCATCTTCATCTGTGCCGGTCAGCAATACGGGGTTGCGGTGGAAAACGCCCGGGAGATCACCTTCTGTACCAACATCAACGACTTGTTCCGCACCGGCATGATCGAGGGGGCCATCGAGCTGCGCGGCCGCACCATCCCCGTCCTGTCCGCACGCGCCTTGCTGAGCAGCCAGTCTGTCCAGGACGGACGCAGGACCGAAGATGAAAGAATCCTGGTTCTCTCCGATGACGATTGTGTCATCGGCATCGTCGTCGACCAGGTCGTGGATATCATGTCCGTCGGCTCTGATCGGGTGTTGCCGTTTCCCAGCGGCCAGGACGACAACGTCACCGGCCTGTTCTCCCGCCCCACCGGCGAGAACGTTATCCTGCTCAACATCCGCAACCTGATCTGCGACCAGATCGACAGCATCAAGTCCATGGCCAGAATCAACAGTTCGGTTCCCGACGGTGCTGCCAAGAAGAATGAGGCCACCCAACGGCAGCAGCGGACAACCCATCACCTGATCACCGAAAACTGCTACCTGATCTTTTCCATCGGCAAGCGATTCGCCATCGAGATCAAGGACGTCCGGGAAATTATCGAGGCTACCGGAATCATGCGGATCCCCGGGGCCGACGGCTTCAGCACCGGAGTCATCAACCTGCGCGGGGAAGTGGTCCCGGTCATCGACCTGCGCTGTTTCCTCCATTACCAGGACCGCGACGACGGCGAGACCGGCAGACTGATCATCTGCAGCGGACACGGGAAAACCGTGGCCCTGCAGGTGGACCATATCGTCACCATTTACAAGCAGGAGCAGTATCACGCCACGCCGTCCTTGAACCCGCAGCTGAACGATCGCCGGGACACGCTGGATCGGCTTATCGAGCACTTCGATCTGAACGGCCTGAAGGAACACGTTCTGGTGATCAACACACACAACCTGATCCGCCATCACCTCAGCTCCGAACCAGCTGGTGAACCGGTGATACACAGAGAAAACGACCACGATTCGGAACCATTCGAAAACTCATAA